The genomic window TTTGTTGCCGATGGAAAACACACCCTATTGTACAACAAAGAAGGAAGAAGATATTATGTCGACTTCAAAATGGAAGAACTTAACGACCTCCTAGATCCTTCTTTATTTTTTAGAATTGGGAGAAGTTATTTTGTGCAAAAACAATTTATTCAGAAAGTAGATAAGTATACCAACAGTCGCCTTCTCGTTATCCCTTCTTTCGAAATACCTCATGAATTGATTGTGGTTAGGGATAAAGTCAAAGAATTTAAAAATTGGTTGGGGATGTAAATTAGAGTAAAAAAGGACTACTTTTTTATTCAATTTTAATTGATGTTAGCTTCTTAAGTTTTATCCAATAGTTTTGCTCAAATAAATCAAACTATTAAGAATTTTTTAAAACTATTTTTTTCAAATGGCTAACAGGTTACTGTTTCAAGTAGTCATCATATTGATGATACTAACAAATTCAACTACTTTAAAAGCTATATCTTCTATTGCTCCAACTGAGAATTCTCTCAAAGAAAATGCTATAGTTCATACTGATATCGCTGAATACAATACTAGAAGATACATAGATACAGACGGATCTACTATGGTTATTGGGGCTTATGAATCTAGCACACAGCAAGGGGCTGCTTTTGTTTATGAAAAAGAAGATGGCGAGTGGATTCAAAAAGCTGTGTTAACTTCTACGGATAACACTATTGCTGACCATACACATTTTGGTTATGCTGTAGCAATTAAAGGAGATGTCATTGTAATTGGTGCTCCCCTTGCTGATGAAGCATATATTTTCGAAAAACCGGAAACAGGTTGGGAAGATATGACGGAAACATTGAAAATTTCTTCACCATTACCGAAAGGAAGTTATTATGGCTTTTCTTTAGCTATGAATGAGAATAATATTGCTGTGAGTGCTTATAGATATTCTAATTACCGAGGAAGAATTTTACTTTACCAAAAAGATACTGATGAATTGTGGAGTCAAGTGACTTTCACAACAACTACACTTCTTTCTGTTCAACCTAGAACGAATGAATATTTGGGGTACGAATTAAGAATGGACGATGATGCTTTAGTTTCTGGTGCTTTGGGTTATAACTCTTGGCAAGGTAGACTTTACGTATACAATCTTCCTGATGGAAAATACCTTGAAAACAATATCACACCTGATGCTACTTTAACAGTGGAAGATGGTGGTGACTATCAAGTCGGTATACATGTAGCTATTGATAAAAATGTGATTCTTGCTACGGATTATGGAGATGATCAAAAAGGGACTATTCATGTTTTCAGAAAAGAAGAGGGGAAAGAATGGGAAGATAGCTTTGAAGCGTTCTCGATAACCGATGATGCTCTTATTGAAAAAGACTACTTTGGTGCCGATCTTGATGTGGATAATAACGAAATAATAATCGGGGCTTCCCAAGGAAAAAATGAAGGTTTAGGAAAAGTATATCATTATATTTTAAGCTCTACAAATGCTGAATTGATTAATGTGTATGAAACTGACAAAGTGAATAAAGATGATCACTTTGCGGCTTCTGTTCATTTTACTGATGAAGATATTCTTGTGAGTACAATGTACAATAAAGAGTACCCTTTCTTTAGTTTCTCAAGAGCTGAGACTACCCATAGTTCAATTGATCAATACGATACTAGAAGATATATTGATACAGACGGATCTACTATGGTTATCGGTGCTTATGAATCGAATAAACACCATGGGGCAGCTTTCGTTTACGAAAAAGAAGAGGGCGAATGGGTTCAAAAAGCTGTTTTAACTTCTACGGACAATACTATTGCTGACTATACACATTTTGGTTATGCTGTAGCAATTAAAGGAGATGTTATTGTAATTGGTGCTCCTTTAGCAGATGAAGCATATATCTTTGAAAAACCGGAAACAGGCTGGGAAGATATGACAGAAACAGTGAAAATTTCTTCACCATTACCGAAAGGAAGTTATTATGGTTTTTCATTGGCTATGAACGAGAATAATATTGCGGTGAGTGCTTATAGATATTCTAATTATCAAGGAAGAATTTTACTTTACCAAAAAGATACTGATGAATTGTGGAGTCAAGTGACTTTCACAACAACTACACTTCTTTCTGTTCAACCTAGAACGAATGAATATTTGGGGTATGAATTAAGAATGGACGAAGATGCTTTAGTTTCTGGTGCTTTAGGTTATAACTCTTGGCAAGGTAGACTGTATGTCTACAATCTTCCTGATGGAAAATACCTTGAAAACAATATCACACCTGATGCTACTTTAGCAGTGAAAGATGGGGGTGACTATCAAGTCGGTATACATGTAGCTATTGATAAAAATGTGATTCTTGCTACGGATTATGGAGATGATCAAAAAGGAACTATTCATGTTTTCAGAAAAGAAGAGGGGAAAGAATGGGAAGATAGCTTTGAAGCGTTCTCGATCACTGATGATGCTCTTATTGAAAAAGACTACTATGGTGCCGATCTTGATGTGGATAATAACGAGATAATAATCGGGGCTTCCCAAGGAAAAAATGAGGGTTTAGGAAAAGTATATCATTATATTTTAAGCTCTACAAATGCTGAATTGATCAATGTGTATGAAACTGACCAAGTAAATAAAGATGATCATTTTGCTGCTTCTGTTCATTTTACTGATGAAGATATTCTTGTGAGTACAATGTACAATAAAGAGTACCCTTTCTTTAGTTTTAGTAGAAGAAAGGATGTGACTAACTTAGAAGTACATGTAAATACACAAAAACCTTTTTTACTTTCATCTCATCCAAAATATGGCATTAGTGATAAAATTGAATTTGGTCATCTCAATACTAAAACCTACTCTTACAAATTAATTGATATAAATGGAGGAATAATGAAAGAAGGCCTACTTCCTGAATCAGGAATTATCCAATTAGATCAAAAACTAAGGGGTATAAAAATCATTCAATTAATTGAAAAAGATAAAGTATACATATACAAACTTCTGAGATAATTTAATCAAAAAGGAGACTAAAAAAGGGACTGATTTTCAATAATAAGTCCCTTTTTATATTTGTTTTTGAACTGTACTACAACGACGTCTTCACATACAATCCCATCATCGCAGGTTGCATTACGGGCATAAAAGAAGTCGCCCCTCCATATTTATTTCTTTTTGTTCTTAATTTTTTATGAAGCGTTGGAATTAGAATACCAGTTGCTGCACCCACCGCACAACCTACCATTACATCGGTATAAAAGTGTTTGTAGGCTCTTGTTCTATAATAGCCTACCAAAGCTGGTGGAATCGCAGCGGCTGTGTATACACCAATCTTAGCTCCTGTCGACCATTCCGGATGGTAATCTAAGAGTACTTTTGCTGTAAAAAATGTGCCTACAGCTGTATTTGATGTATGACCACTAAAGAACGATCTTTTGTTATTATTATCTGTCAATTCTCTCATTTCTACAGGAGGATTACCCTCTCCAAAAGTATAGGTAATTGGTCTGTATCGAGTAAATACACCTGGACCTAAATAGTTATAGACATTTACGGCAATCATTTGTGTCTCGAGATACATTAGAGAAACCTCAAACCAATCTTTACGAATATCCTTATCGATAAACAACGCAAACGGCATTACTACAGATACGTACAAACCCCAATCGGTAAAATTATGTGAATTCTCTCTGTCGTTTACATCATGATCAAACACATGACGATCAAAGGCATTGACGCTCATTTTATCTAAACCTAATACCGTACTTTCATCAATAGGTGGTCTTGCATTCAGCATTCGAATCCCTAAAACATTGGCAACTAAACCTGCAGCCGCAATACTTCCTGTTGTTACAGGAGGAGCATAATAAATATCAGATTTTGAATGATACCACTTTAAACTATCTTGTGCGATTGATAATGTGGATAAAGTAGAAAATAATAGAATGAACAGTATTCTATG from Flammeovirga yaeyamensis includes these protein-coding regions:
- a CDS encoding phosphatase PAP2 family protein is translated as MHRILFILLFSTLSTLSIAQDSLKWYHSKSDIYYAPPVTTGSIAAAGLVANVLGIRMLNARPPIDESTVLGLDKMSVNAFDRHVFDHDVNDRENSHNFTDWGLYVSVVMPFALFIDKDIRKDWFEVSLMYLETQMIAVNVYNYLGPGVFTRYRPITYTFGEGNPPVEMRELTDNNNKRSFFSGHTSNTAVGTFFTAKVLLDYHPEWSTGAKIGVYTAAAIPPALVGYYRTRAYKHFYTDVMVGCAVGAATGILIPTLHKKLRTKRNKYGGATSFMPVMQPAMMGLYVKTSL
- a CDS encoding FG-GAP repeat protein; protein product: MANRLLFQVVIILMILTNSTTLKAISSIAPTENSLKENAIVHTDIAEYNTRRYIDTDGSTMVIGAYESSTQQGAAFVYEKEDGEWIQKAVLTSTDNTIADHTHFGYAVAIKGDVIVIGAPLADEAYIFEKPETGWEDMTETLKISSPLPKGSYYGFSLAMNENNIAVSAYRYSNYRGRILLYQKDTDELWSQVTFTTTTLLSVQPRTNEYLGYELRMDDDALVSGALGYNSWQGRLYVYNLPDGKYLENNITPDATLTVEDGGDYQVGIHVAIDKNVILATDYGDDQKGTIHVFRKEEGKEWEDSFEAFSITDDALIEKDYFGADLDVDNNEIIIGASQGKNEGLGKVYHYILSSTNAELINVYETDKVNKDDHFAASVHFTDEDILVSTMYNKEYPFFSFSRAETTHSSIDQYDTRRYIDTDGSTMVIGAYESNKHHGAAFVYEKEEGEWVQKAVLTSTDNTIADYTHFGYAVAIKGDVIVIGAPLADEAYIFEKPETGWEDMTETVKISSPLPKGSYYGFSLAMNENNIAVSAYRYSNYQGRILLYQKDTDELWSQVTFTTTTLLSVQPRTNEYLGYELRMDEDALVSGALGYNSWQGRLYVYNLPDGKYLENNITPDATLAVKDGGDYQVGIHVAIDKNVILATDYGDDQKGTIHVFRKEEGKEWEDSFEAFSITDDALIEKDYYGADLDVDNNEIIIGASQGKNEGLGKVYHYILSSTNAELINVYETDQVNKDDHFAASVHFTDEDILVSTMYNKEYPFFSFSRRKDVTNLEVHVNTQKPFLLSSHPKYGISDKIEFGHLNTKTYSYKLIDINGGIMKEGLLPESGIIQLDQKLRGIKIIQLIEKDKVYIYKLLR